Proteins from a genomic interval of Symmachiella macrocystis:
- a CDS encoding M56 family metallopeptidase, translated as MPEPFQHLLTLLDNALAVRWLITLLNFLWQGAAIGGLIVIAGTHLRGASARLRYASYSTALLSLPVCVVFTFFVVDVPASWQSRSHIVSPANTPAMSSPSLQPVPASSPSVQLETTEATGASLLSNRVVSNSETIKVVADDKTAANNDSILSLWPSPPMLSRAAEWFVVAYVVGVVCFLLRLCTALWAGRRLRIGTTNITDPKLLELIADQADRVRLKCVPVVAYCERVAVPTVVGVLRPMVLLPMSLMTGLSPDDFAAIIRHELAHIRRYDLWMNLLQRIIESLLFFHPIVWFISRRLSAEREVCCDELVVSSGCEPLHYAGALLRVAELCVVSRQSDVTVLAATGDSKTLLERRIKRLMNWGDTPRLQLTRGGMVGLLMTLVSLIVVPGIAHTWAQAQAPASDAVPDGQSQPIDAVDTVKGDKASPDSDGNKLARTPRNAKLRKPSLAEQVSPTHPPSWARRWEVTPKSLFGGTAPLVLDDRRLLIGDELIDIRNGTLLGRFSLGGDKFVRSFERLSASHKFLLVRGSTLAPGTFVIPADEIQVWDIKNAKQIGKPFIVNRFAAKSDVGPADISPDGKIVAVGNSEGIRLWNVATGKMLKTALIEARGLDALAFSPDGRWLVISDGNDLTYWEWQTDREPRKIHVGRRIISLAFSPDSQYLAEGPDSRVDIQIRDMQSLKVARSLRDEAGSPLLISAMSFSSDGKTLIAGNSVMVDETRLTIPHRLHAWSVETGKLLHQAAIPHYRPMRLCITPDGSSVAVALDGDGAIVAVWPLTGTAGDIGKAAEPVDEKAAQNTHYRGKKAAELIDKLKPAWGDARLGIQYGVALTKPRRQFRAGERVPMAVFIRNVSNKPLQIDVSPDFLWNVPKVVDEKGNAVEIKRIAAFGGIARFRETLKPGETFGLLSLGVGLGDNPRAKQNWHPYYKAAEAGKYKLTHTLSIDVTGLEEGDQAKREQLISSKIEFEILPTKDTEPIISSNSSNDADNLLSKVDINSLRKKFQRLSGTWIPTTKSRKLLDSSFVKQGNEADLRFEIDEVFGNSMRSTKKFMEDFIEWARKTESDPKLTPIITGNIGPPGPAWSSRTPPAYFMILRRANGRFVMFLGPVVGGRTGINLSLEARQADDKLTIEWIIDEGAGLSPIPIETERAQIVYTRVKERENDPKKENERDVQNRINNENGNSTTVVTIGGGVVAEAESEDTFVSWIHRGSVRMGGIEPIVRLQIRKDGTAIVSKDHRQRESRVKLNPQELAAVLKRLVDDCDVAAIQGPWFNGKPNLWTGSQDRVFIRSGRRTIRLTCEYGWPSAKDRTDANILKFTKLLNVLRETQSLILAGGHEAVEKLLPIANQGLKQHFPTIRPLTTDNFSWGENFLAGYRRVTFWREKTVNNEREKVRVEVIVPDGGEPRLGNMFVNDQRIRPKKQTTNQAVPEDVIYRGLKLSELPATGDPHSLVELYQENPAGSGVYEEHLDTCFMPMPGGTIAIYYRPEAELFFVRREAGDSYSWYGPVAGNPLEKLELEPLLLESMRGFGTAGNARITLVRMARSSNAQLAATGLRLMRQVLTDEATLESIDERARPFHQADLNLDSVIEFLNKSGGDLRKNRIDGLTKLEAAVKAMASRFTKAMPVMSDEQYNEAGYLQQGLPRNDSIQWGRKRDGMQLGISMSEPVVLTPASEPHRTKLYLRNVSDHTVRFHLAGHPAEQVRVEVTDPNGKRIRTEFGDIPTSIPGFPTSWRLEPGEKIELCQIRLAWALPDANVKTTDVRGMRMSTTRLRAVPGRYHATLTTPINSRRVVRGKGEWSGSLTSKTFPVHILSDDSKRNTNGDAAKQGLDQSKTQIGDDSASQLNTLGNQTEAVAKATTAAGHPLSAVWLSTSPTLTF; from the coding sequence ATGCCTGAACCATTTCAGCACCTCCTGACTCTTTTGGACAACGCCCTCGCTGTTCGCTGGCTCATTACGCTCTTGAATTTCCTGTGGCAGGGCGCCGCCATAGGTGGTCTCATCGTCATTGCTGGAACTCATTTGCGGGGCGCGTCCGCTCGACTGAGATACGCTTCCTACTCCACAGCACTCCTTAGTTTGCCGGTTTGTGTGGTGTTCACGTTCTTCGTTGTCGACGTCCCGGCAAGTTGGCAATCGCGTTCGCACATCGTAAGTCCGGCCAACACACCGGCAATGTCCTCTCCCTCACTACAGCCAGTGCCAGCGTCATCTCCCTCCGTTCAGCTGGAGACCACAGAAGCGACTGGCGCATCTTTGCTCAGCAACCGCGTTGTCAGCAACTCAGAGACGATTAAAGTCGTTGCCGATGACAAGACAGCTGCCAACAACGATTCAATATTGTCACTGTGGCCTTCACCGCCGATGCTTTCGCGTGCCGCTGAATGGTTCGTGGTGGCTTACGTCGTCGGTGTCGTTTGCTTTCTGTTGCGGTTGTGCACTGCTCTATGGGCCGGCCGTCGTCTGCGTATTGGAACAACAAACATAACCGATCCAAAACTGCTGGAACTGATTGCCGATCAGGCGGATCGCGTACGGTTGAAGTGCGTGCCGGTGGTGGCTTATTGCGAACGAGTCGCCGTGCCGACGGTGGTAGGTGTGCTACGCCCTATGGTTCTGCTGCCCATGTCATTGATGACCGGCTTGAGTCCCGATGACTTCGCGGCGATCATCCGGCATGAACTGGCTCATATTCGCCGCTACGACTTATGGATGAATCTGCTGCAGCGAATCATCGAGTCACTTCTGTTTTTTCATCCGATCGTGTGGTTCATCAGTCGCCGATTAAGTGCCGAGCGTGAAGTCTGTTGCGATGAGTTGGTCGTCTCGTCCGGCTGCGAGCCGCTGCACTATGCCGGTGCATTGCTGCGGGTCGCGGAATTGTGTGTCGTCTCCCGGCAATCCGATGTAACGGTATTGGCCGCCACCGGTGATTCGAAGACATTGCTGGAACGACGGATCAAGCGCTTGATGAATTGGGGCGACACGCCGCGGTTGCAGTTAACCCGCGGCGGCATGGTGGGCTTGCTGATGACCTTGGTTTCGCTCATCGTCGTGCCCGGCATCGCCCACACGTGGGCGCAGGCTCAGGCACCGGCGAGTGACGCGGTACCCGACGGCCAATCACAACCGATCGATGCTGTGGACACGGTTAAAGGAGACAAAGCGTCGCCGGATTCAGACGGAAACAAGTTGGCACGAACCCCGCGCAACGCGAAGCTGAGGAAACCATCGTTGGCAGAACAGGTGTCGCCAACCCATCCGCCCTCGTGGGCGCGACGTTGGGAGGTGACGCCAAAATCTCTCTTTGGTGGCACGGCGCCGCTCGTGCTTGACGATCGACGACTGCTCATCGGCGACGAACTCATCGATATCCGAAACGGAACGCTCCTGGGACGTTTTTCGTTGGGCGGTGACAAGTTCGTTCGCAGCTTTGAACGACTCTCGGCCAGCCACAAGTTCTTGCTCGTCCGTGGATCGACTTTAGCGCCGGGGACCTTCGTGATTCCGGCCGATGAGATTCAAGTCTGGGACATCAAGAACGCGAAACAGATCGGAAAGCCGTTCATCGTCAATCGGTTTGCGGCAAAATCGGACGTCGGCCCTGCCGATATTTCGCCTGACGGAAAGATCGTGGCAGTCGGCAATAGCGAAGGAATTCGTCTGTGGAACGTTGCCACGGGCAAGATGCTTAAGACGGCTCTGATCGAGGCGCGAGGTCTCGATGCCTTGGCATTTTCCCCGGATGGTCGTTGGCTGGTGATATCGGATGGAAACGACCTCACATATTGGGAATGGCAAACTGATCGCGAGCCCCGCAAGATTCACGTCGGTCGGCGGATTATCTCATTGGCCTTCTCTCCCGATAGCCAATACTTGGCGGAAGGCCCCGATTCACGCGTGGACATCCAGATCCGCGACATGCAGTCGCTGAAGGTTGCCCGCTCTCTCCGCGATGAAGCTGGCTCGCCCCTTCTCATCAGCGCCATGTCGTTTTCAAGCGACGGCAAAACCTTGATTGCCGGCAACAGCGTGATGGTCGACGAGACGAGGTTGACGATTCCCCATCGGCTTCATGCCTGGAGCGTTGAAACAGGCAAACTGCTGCATCAAGCTGCCATTCCCCACTACCGCCCGATGCGACTCTGTATTACACCCGACGGCAGCAGCGTGGCGGTCGCCTTGGATGGAGACGGTGCGATCGTTGCTGTCTGGCCGTTGACGGGCACCGCAGGAGACATTGGGAAGGCCGCCGAACCCGTCGATGAAAAGGCCGCACAAAACACCCACTATCGCGGCAAGAAAGCCGCGGAGCTCATCGACAAGCTGAAGCCCGCTTGGGGCGATGCGCGGCTTGGGATTCAATACGGAGTCGCGCTGACCAAACCGCGGCGTCAATTCCGTGCGGGCGAGCGTGTCCCCATGGCCGTGTTCATTCGTAACGTGAGCAACAAGCCGCTGCAGATTGACGTGAGTCCCGATTTCCTGTGGAACGTGCCGAAGGTTGTCGATGAAAAAGGCAATGCGGTCGAAATTAAGAGAATCGCCGCGTTTGGGGGCATCGCTCGATTCAGGGAAACGCTAAAACCGGGTGAAACGTTTGGCCTTTTATCCCTTGGCGTGGGCCTGGGCGACAACCCGCGTGCCAAACAAAACTGGCATCCGTACTATAAGGCGGCCGAGGCAGGAAAATACAAACTGACACACACACTTTCGATCGATGTCACTGGATTGGAAGAAGGCGATCAAGCAAAACGCGAACAATTGATCAGCAGCAAGATTGAGTTTGAGATTTTACCTACTAAAGACACAGAGCCTATCATCAGCAGCAATAGCAGCAATGACGCTGATAATTTGCTGTCCAAAGTCGATATCAATTCACTACGCAAGAAATTCCAGCGTCTGTCTGGCACTTGGATTCCGACCACTAAGTCGCGCAAGCTTCTGGATTCAAGTTTTGTGAAGCAAGGCAACGAAGCTGACTTGCGGTTTGAAATTGATGAAGTTTTCGGTAATTCGATGCGCAGCACAAAGAAATTCATGGAAGATTTCATTGAATGGGCACGAAAAACCGAGTCCGACCCGAAGTTAACGCCAATTATCACTGGAAATATCGGGCCACCGGGACCAGCTTGGTCTTCTCGCACCCCTCCGGCCTACTTCATGATCTTGCGGCGAGCAAATGGTCGCTTTGTCATGTTTTTAGGCCCCGTGGTTGGCGGCAGAACAGGGATCAATCTTTCGCTCGAAGCTCGTCAAGCAGATGACAAACTGACGATTGAATGGATCATCGATGAAGGAGCAGGCTTGAGTCCAATCCCCATCGAGACAGAGCGTGCACAGATTGTGTACACCCGAGTGAAAGAACGTGAAAATGACCCGAAAAAGGAAAATGAGCGAGATGTCCAAAATCGCATCAACAACGAAAATGGTAATTCAACGACCGTTGTCACAATCGGCGGGGGGGTGGTAGCTGAGGCAGAGTCCGAGGATACCTTTGTCTCGTGGATACATCGCGGGTCCGTTCGGATGGGCGGCATCGAACCTATTGTGAGGTTGCAGATTCGCAAAGACGGTACGGCGATCGTGTCGAAGGATCATCGCCAGCGTGAATCACGCGTGAAACTCAACCCGCAAGAACTTGCCGCGGTTTTGAAGCGACTTGTGGATGACTGTGACGTAGCGGCCATTCAAGGTCCGTGGTTCAACGGCAAACCGAACCTGTGGACTGGCAGTCAGGACCGCGTTTTTATCCGCAGCGGTAGGCGCACGATCCGTCTGACGTGTGAATATGGCTGGCCGTCAGCGAAAGACCGAACCGATGCAAATATCCTGAAGTTCACAAAGCTGCTGAACGTGCTGCGCGAAACGCAAAGTCTCATTCTTGCCGGCGGACACGAGGCCGTTGAGAAGCTACTGCCCATTGCCAATCAGGGACTGAAGCAGCACTTCCCCACAATACGCCCGCTGACAACGGACAACTTCAGCTGGGGTGAGAATTTTCTCGCTGGCTACCGGCGCGTTACCTTTTGGCGGGAGAAAACCGTCAACAACGAGCGTGAAAAAGTCCGCGTCGAAGTGATCGTCCCCGACGGCGGTGAACCGAGACTGGGCAACATGTTCGTCAACGACCAGCGTATCCGGCCGAAGAAGCAGACGACAAACCAGGCTGTACCGGAAGATGTCATCTATCGCGGCTTGAAACTGAGCGAGCTTCCTGCAACCGGCGATCCACATTCGCTGGTTGAATTGTATCAAGAGAATCCGGCAGGATCGGGGGTCTATGAAGAGCATTTGGATACGTGTTTTATGCCGATGCCCGGTGGTACGATTGCAATTTACTATCGCCCCGAAGCCGAGTTGTTTTTTGTTCGTCGGGAAGCCGGTGATTCGTACAGTTGGTATGGTCCTGTTGCCGGGAATCCGCTCGAAAAACTTGAATTGGAACCGCTGTTGCTGGAAAGCATGCGGGGGTTCGGCACAGCGGGTAATGCACGAATTACGCTGGTGCGTATGGCTCGATCGAGTAATGCACAACTGGCCGCGACCGGTTTGCGGCTGATGCGACAGGTGTTAACCGATGAAGCAACTTTGGAAAGCATCGACGAACGTGCGCGTCCCTTCCATCAGGCAGACCTCAATCTCGATTCGGTGATCGAGTTTCTGAACAAGTCAGGTGGTGATTTAAGAAAAAACCGGATTGACGGTTTGACCAAGCTTGAGGCAGCCGTAAAAGCGATGGCGTCGCGCTTTACCAAAGCGATGCCGGTCATGTCCGATGAGCAATACAACGAAGCTGGGTACCTACAGCAGGGTCTGCCACGAAATGACTCGATACAGTGGGGACGAAAACGTGACGGCATGCAGCTTGGAATATCTATGTCCGAGCCAGTCGTTCTCACTCCTGCTTCTGAACCGCATCGTACAAAACTGTATCTGCGGAACGTTAGTGATCACACCGTTCGCTTTCACCTCGCAGGTCACCCGGCTGAGCAGGTGCGGGTCGAAGTGACAGATCCGAACGGAAAACGAATCCGTACCGAATTCGGAGACATCCCCACCTCTATCCCCGGCTTTCCGACGTCATGGCGATTGGAACCCGGAGAGAAGATAGAGTTGTGCCAGATTCGCTTAGCATGGGCGCTGCCGGATGCCAACGTCAAGACGACAGACGTCCGCGGAATGCGTATGTCCACAACCCGTCTGAGGGCCGTGCCGGGCCGCTACCATGCCACATTGACCACACCCATTAATTCCCGTCGTGTCGTGCGTGGCAAAGGCGAATGGTCCGGCTCGCTTACATCCAAAACCTTTCCGGTCCATATCCTCAGCGATGACTCTAAACGAAACACGAACGGAGACGCTGCTAAGCAGGGGCTTGATCAATCTAAGACGCAGATTGGGGACGATTCTGCTTCGCAGTTGAACACCCTGGGCAACCAAACCGAAGCTGTGGCCAAAGCCACCACGGCCGCAGGGCATCCCCTGTCCGCAGTGTGGTTGTCGACATCCCCAACGCTGACGTTTTAG
- a CDS encoding BlaI/MecI/CopY family transcriptional regulator — translation MAAENPTELELLILKVLWEQSPLTARQIREVLAGRGRKLAHTSVITMLQRMVDKGQLDQLDPDVGKAYRFTPVLGEADVSGKMLGDLIERVFDGSAEAVMQSLFDVSDLDDESLKRLRRAFNQKMKEKKNA, via the coding sequence ATGGCTGCGGAAAATCCGACGGAATTGGAGTTGCTGATCCTGAAGGTGCTGTGGGAGCAGTCGCCTTTGACGGCCCGGCAGATCCGGGAGGTGTTGGCCGGGCGTGGGCGGAAACTGGCGCATACGTCGGTGATCACCATGTTGCAACGAATGGTGGACAAGGGGCAACTCGACCAGCTTGATCCGGATGTCGGTAAAGCTTATCGCTTTACACCGGTTCTGGGCGAAGCAGATGTCTCAGGGAAAATGCTCGGCGATTTGATCGAACGAGTTTTCGACGGGTCCGCCGAGGCGGTGATGCAGAGTCTGTTTGATGTGTCCGATTTGGACGACGAATCGCTGAAGCGTCTGAGACGCGCGTTCAATCAAAAGATGAAGGAGAAAAAGAATGCCTGA
- a CDS encoding protein kinase domain-containing protein, with the protein MKSTENTCDMNLIDDYLDESLSDSAMIDFEDHLTNCPSCQLEIQQRAAEPEIWRDAVKLLGDHDCESSFQWNGEQSEDQRKRRVLSILESLMPTDDPEMLGRIGDYEVSGVVGFGGMGAVLKGFDSSLRRVVAIKIMAPHLADSGSARIRFEREARAAAGITHDNVVDIYGVSESNGLPYLVMPFARGPSLQKRIDESGPLTALEVVRIGRQLASGLAAAHEQGLVHRDIKPANILLNSGIERLWITDFGVARAMDDASMTQTGVIAGTPQFMSPEQARGDFVDQRSDLFSIGSVLYTACTGRPPFRSETAYGILRRITDTNPRPIREINPDIPNWLCLIIERLMAKHASDRYQSAGEVAELLERCLAHLQQPTRVRLPQCLRLTQHSVKAMSEASISEPSATRDEAKSSPPRIQRTRVWVLILSVLVAGVGFAAWQLTEPANIVGDWTGERWKTVSLSTVEQASGWYNGAFTDTEGRRGALQLEWSRMQRRYNGRWKVGNEQSGSLTLRVRGSKVQGAVSVDPDSMVSFDMPRLREFSWQRAPIGSVNTQNTTQPEMGKGPPTPIDMPIKGRIIRWGEGIRENALVKKGDLLAEVADLDPNYRNRLKEQETVAQRRTEAARLQVQASQNNLAAATTVVAALEAQLKAFQQVKSQVVAAAKASIESAENKVEAEKAELAEFMAARDGAKADYDRQKKLFDQRVISELKFQEAERKVKEAEAKVNKAEALVQAALNDLIVRKNDEKTKESKAEIEIDHATAQVKKAMGDVAKSESGLAKANLELNKAEKDSLELQTKISRESSQLILAPFSGFITKLTKNKVLMEGQTICLIWPDSDGTDSDGSVSAISAPTSVAVGGFAETSARWITETLGAVSAFGRRFRELRTKLRAAQEGGASQASVAKLKHELAVLEFERETTVAILKAQIDAAKKLNNSQITLSDMVKSQVENGDLNPYTLPPAEQAVVKTKSEIRELQLLYEYYTNLVSNTLGTPEDDRNIAIEVLKVRLEAARASLRFKADQSKLTRRRFELGDLDIHDVLMAKQAEAEVAVQVQKLEALLRYYEKVGSKDVESTIELPGFQDNTDVLIQPTTKK; encoded by the coding sequence ATGAAATCAACTGAGAATACCTGCGATATGAACCTCATTGATGATTATCTTGATGAAAGCCTGAGCGATTCGGCGATGATCGACTTCGAAGACCATCTCACTAATTGCCCCAGTTGTCAGCTAGAGATCCAACAGCGCGCTGCAGAACCGGAAATATGGCGTGACGCCGTCAAGCTTCTTGGTGACCACGATTGCGAATCATCCTTTCAATGGAATGGAGAGCAAAGTGAAGATCAGCGGAAGCGACGCGTTCTAAGCATTCTCGAGTCGCTCATGCCTACTGACGATCCGGAAATGCTTGGGCGCATCGGCGACTATGAAGTCAGCGGCGTGGTTGGCTTCGGTGGAATGGGAGCCGTCCTAAAGGGATTCGACAGTTCGTTACGCCGAGTGGTGGCGATCAAAATTATGGCTCCGCATCTGGCTGACAGCGGTTCGGCTCGAATTCGATTTGAACGAGAAGCGAGGGCCGCAGCAGGGATCACTCATGATAATGTGGTTGATATCTATGGAGTGTCAGAATCTAATGGCCTGCCATATCTGGTGATGCCTTTTGCACGTGGTCCATCGCTACAAAAGCGAATAGACGAGAGTGGGCCGCTGACGGCACTTGAGGTTGTCAGGATTGGGCGTCAACTTGCATCCGGGCTTGCGGCGGCTCATGAACAGGGACTTGTTCATCGAGACATCAAGCCAGCGAACATTTTGCTAAATTCGGGAATCGAACGGTTATGGATAACTGATTTCGGCGTGGCGCGCGCGATGGATGATGCATCAATGACGCAGACGGGCGTGATCGCCGGGACACCACAATTTATGTCGCCTGAACAGGCGCGTGGTGATTTCGTTGATCAACGTAGTGATTTGTTCAGCATCGGGAGCGTGTTATACACGGCGTGTACCGGGCGCCCACCGTTCCGATCGGAAACGGCTTATGGAATTCTCCGTCGAATCACGGACACCAATCCTCGTCCAATTCGCGAGATTAACCCAGATATTCCGAATTGGTTGTGCCTGATCATCGAACGACTTATGGCGAAGCATGCTTCCGATCGCTACCAGAGTGCTGGAGAGGTCGCCGAATTGCTCGAACGATGCTTGGCCCATTTGCAGCAACCGACTCGTGTGAGGCTGCCACAGTGCCTACGCCTCACACAGCATTCCGTCAAAGCTATGTCGGAAGCAAGCATAAGCGAACCCTCCGCAACTCGTGACGAGGCCAAATCGAGTCCGCCACGAATTCAACGCACTAGAGTTTGGGTATTAATTTTGTCAGTTCTAGTTGCCGGAGTGGGTTTTGCGGCTTGGCAGCTGACGGAGCCAGCCAACATCGTAGGAGATTGGACCGGTGAGAGGTGGAAAACCGTTTCTTTATCCACGGTGGAACAAGCCAGCGGCTGGTACAACGGAGCATTTACGGACACGGAAGGCCGTCGCGGCGCATTACAACTTGAATGGTCTCGCATGCAAAGACGGTACAACGGTCGGTGGAAGGTCGGCAATGAACAATCTGGTTCATTGACGCTACGGGTCAGAGGCAGCAAAGTACAAGGAGCCGTTTCCGTCGATCCGGACTCGATGGTCTCTTTTGATATGCCCCGGCTGCGAGAGTTCTCGTGGCAGCGTGCTCCTATCGGATCGGTGAATACCCAAAACACGACTCAGCCAGAAATGGGCAAGGGTCCTCCAACCCCCATTGACATGCCCATCAAAGGGCGCATCATTCGTTGGGGTGAAGGAATCCGGGAGAACGCTCTCGTCAAGAAGGGTGACTTACTTGCTGAAGTTGCGGACCTTGACCCCAATTATCGTAATCGACTCAAGGAGCAGGAGACCGTTGCACAACGCCGGACTGAAGCCGCACGCCTCCAGGTACAGGCAAGCCAAAATAATCTTGCGGCTGCGACGACCGTCGTCGCCGCATTAGAAGCTCAGCTCAAAGCTTTTCAGCAAGTGAAGAGTCAGGTAGTTGCAGCGGCCAAAGCTTCCATTGAATCTGCGGAAAACAAGGTCGAAGCGGAAAAAGCTGAGCTCGCTGAATTCATGGCTGCGCGAGATGGAGCAAAAGCTGACTACGATCGGCAGAAGAAACTGTTCGATCAGAGAGTTATTTCGGAATTGAAGTTTCAGGAGGCGGAGCGAAAGGTCAAGGAGGCCGAGGCTAAGGTCAACAAAGCTGAGGCACTGGTTCAGGCAGCTTTAAACGACTTGATTGTGCGAAAAAATGATGAGAAAACAAAGGAGTCGAAAGCGGAAATTGAAATCGACCACGCCACTGCTCAGGTGAAGAAGGCAATGGGAGATGTCGCCAAGTCCGAAAGTGGTTTGGCAAAAGCCAATCTTGAATTGAACAAGGCCGAGAAAGATTCCCTCGAATTACAGACGAAGATCTCCAGAGAAAGCAGTCAACTCATTCTTGCGCCGTTTTCCGGTTTCATCACCAAGCTCACCAAAAACAAGGTGTTGATGGAAGGGCAGACAATCTGCCTGATTTGGCCGGATTCGGATGGAACGGATTCGGATGGCTCCGTCAGCGCTATCTCAGCGCCTACAAGTGTTGCAGTTGGGGGATTTGCGGAAACATCTGCACGTTGGATCACAGAAACCCTCGGCGCAGTTTCCGCTTTCGGCCGACGATTCCGCGAGCTACGAACCAAACTGCGTGCGGCTCAAGAAGGCGGTGCGTCTCAGGCTTCAGTCGCCAAACTCAAGCATGAATTGGCTGTTTTGGAGTTTGAAAGAGAAACGACTGTGGCGATTCTCAAGGCACAAATAGACGCTGCCAAAAAGCTAAACAATTCGCAAATAACCCTAAGCGACATGGTCAAAAGTCAAGTTGAGAATGGCGATTTGAATCCTTACACCCTCCCGCCAGCTGAGCAAGCAGTTGTGAAAACCAAATCGGAAATCCGCGAGCTCCAACTACTGTATGAATACTACACAAATCTCGTAAGTAATACCCTCGGCACTCCCGAAGACGATAGAAATATTGCGATAGAAGTCTTGAAAGTTCGGCTCGAAGCAGCAAGGGCAAGCCTTCGTTTCAAAGCTGATCAAAGCAAGCTAACCAGACGCCGCTTCGAACTAGGCGATTTAGACATTCATGACGTTCTGATGGCTAAACAGGCAGAGGCCGAGGTTGCCGTGCAAGTTCAAAAGCTGGAAGCACTGCTCCGCTACTACGAAAAGGTCGGCTCCAAGGACGTGGAATCAACTATCGAACTACCGGGCTTTCAAGATAACACAGATGTGCTGATTCAACCGACGACCAAGAAATAA
- a CDS encoding RNA polymerase sigma factor has product MPEFPETIESLIVRVRDPSNRAAWCEFERLYRPVIFRIARAKGLQHADALDLVQQVLMSVASAIDRYEKQSSQIRFRNWLSRITRNAIIKALSRQPRDQAAGGSVILDILSNLPAADPETDALINFEYRREQLQRAAEKVRSEVQEPTWLAFELTALQQMPIDQAAEVLAVSTGSIYAARSRVMRRIRNAALRLEGLDLSEESLHEIN; this is encoded by the coding sequence GTGCCTGAATTTCCTGAAACCATCGAGAGCTTGATTGTTCGGGTTCGAGATCCGTCTAATCGAGCGGCGTGGTGCGAATTTGAACGGCTATATCGTCCAGTGATCTTCCGAATTGCCCGTGCGAAAGGGCTTCAACATGCTGATGCACTTGATCTCGTTCAGCAAGTTCTTATGTCAGTCGCCTCGGCGATCGACAGATATGAGAAGCAGTCCAGCCAAATCCGGTTTCGCAACTGGTTGAGCCGAATTACGCGAAATGCGATCATTAAGGCTCTCTCCCGGCAACCACGTGACCAAGCGGCAGGTGGCTCTGTGATTCTTGACATCTTGTCAAACCTGCCGGCGGCTGATCCTGAAACCGATGCACTGATCAATTTTGAGTATCGTCGCGAACAATTACAGCGGGCAGCCGAGAAGGTGCGCTCTGAGGTACAGGAGCCAACCTGGCTCGCTTTCGAGTTGACTGCGTTACAGCAAATGCCCATTGATCAGGCAGCAGAGGTTCTTGCTGTCTCGACAGGTAGCATCTACGCGGCCCGCAGTCGCGTCATGCGCCGAATTCGAAACGCAGCACTGCGACTAGAAGGATTGGACCTTAGCGAGGAGTCACTCCATGAAATCAACTGA